From Candidatus Methylacidithermus pantelleriae, the proteins below share one genomic window:
- the trpD gene encoding anthranilate phosphoribosyltransferase, whose amino-acid sequence MNNSQRTEFRAHPDGKGWEACELGKELVPEQMESLARWLYDPEVPEEAKMSFLSRWACRGETPKEMAALARELLRDSLPLPIRGFWEGRPIVDTCGTGGGGLCLFNVSTAAMFVCAAAGLVVVKHGNRAVTKRCGSADVLEALGLPVELEPDELVRSLQEIGMGFVYAPKYHPVLARLSGLRRRMGLVGQRSVFHMLGPLLNPARPAVQLVGVFAPEHVTKMVGALRELGCQQAVAVYGIDQEGVGLGEMGTNGEGVLAGLPWEKVALAIKSWAQRRAYHGSAKEVLVSHPEQSARMIEEIFCARQKGFARGLVVVNSALVLLAARQCQSFEEGAEQVEEILDRGLARKKLEDARRFYASVRRSAKNSLELST is encoded by the coding sequence GTGAACAATTCTCAGAGGACGGAGTTTAGAGCCCATCCGGACGGGAAAGGATGGGAAGCGTGTGAGCTAGGGAAAGAACTGGTCCCGGAGCAGATGGAATCACTTGCGCGTTGGCTGTACGATCCTGAGGTCCCCGAGGAGGCGAAGATGTCCTTTCTATCTCGTTGGGCTTGCCGGGGGGAGACCCCAAAAGAAATGGCTGCGCTGGCCCGGGAACTTTTGCGAGACTCCCTTCCTCTTCCTATTCGCGGATTTTGGGAAGGGCGCCCCATTGTGGATACTTGTGGTACGGGAGGAGGAGGCCTCTGCCTTTTCAATGTCTCGACGGCTGCGATGTTTGTATGTGCGGCAGCCGGGCTTGTGGTTGTCAAGCATGGCAACCGAGCAGTGACCAAACGGTGTGGAAGTGCTGATGTTTTAGAGGCTCTTGGACTTCCCGTGGAGCTTGAACCGGACGAGCTTGTCCGTTCCTTGCAGGAGATCGGAATGGGGTTTGTATATGCTCCAAAGTATCATCCTGTGCTGGCTCGGCTTTCTGGGCTACGGCGCCGCATGGGATTAGTAGGACAAAGAAGTGTCTTTCATATGCTAGGTCCTCTTTTGAATCCCGCCCGCCCGGCCGTTCAGCTGGTCGGGGTATTTGCGCCCGAACATGTGACTAAGATGGTGGGAGCTCTTCGGGAACTGGGGTGCCAGCAGGCCGTCGCTGTCTATGGAATTGACCAGGAAGGAGTGGGACTGGGAGAAATGGGGACCAACGGTGAGGGTGTCCTTGCGGGTCTTCCATGGGAGAAGGTTGCTTTGGCCATCAAAAGCTGGGCCCAACGACGAGCTTACCATGGATCGGCAAAGGAGGTGCTGGTTTCTCATCCCGAGCAAAGTGCTCGAATGATCGAAGAGATTTTTTGCGCTCGGCAAAAGGGGTTTGCGCGGGGGTTGGTTGTTGTCAACTCTGCCTTGGTGCTTCTCGCTGCCCGGCAGTGCCAGAGTTTTGAGGAAGGAGCCGAGCAAGTGGAAGAGATCTTGGACCGGGGGCTTGCTCGAAAAAAGCTCGAGGATGCGCGCCGTTTTTACGCTTCCGTGCGTCGTTCCGCTAAGAACTCACTCGAGTTGTCCACATAG
- a CDS encoding HAD family hydrolase, protein MKRRPFLLLDLGQTLVRFDWKEAAQRFTQRTTRPVDLTVEFLCQRCLYVEYELGRVGSREFFFELRRATGFDGTLEEVEEIFCSIFSPWPEREAILAKLLPRFTIAIVSNTSPAHAFYLEKTLPWLSRLPHRFYSFQLGHRKPSSHFYLAVLSQLGCRPWHTILVDDRPENCVGAQKVGIPAVCVSPEECLGEVLARSGLPMVGDLDT, encoded by the coding sequence GTGAAACGCAGACCTTTCCTCTTACTGGACTTGGGCCAGACGCTTGTTCGATTCGATTGGAAGGAAGCAGCACAGCGTTTCACCCAGAGGACAACGAGGCCAGTCGATCTTACGGTTGAGTTTCTCTGCCAGCGGTGCCTGTACGTGGAATATGAACTGGGCAGGGTCGGGAGCAGGGAGTTTTTCTTCGAGTTGCGTCGCGCGACGGGTTTTGACGGGACCTTGGAGGAGGTAGAAGAAATTTTTTGTAGCATTTTTTCACCATGGCCCGAGCGAGAAGCGATTCTTGCCAAGCTTTTGCCTCGCTTCACGATCGCAATTGTCTCGAATACCTCTCCGGCGCATGCCTTTTATTTAGAGAAAACTCTTCCCTGGTTGTCCCGGCTGCCCCACCGTTTCTATTCGTTTCAATTGGGCCACCGGAAACCTTCTAGCCACTTCTACCTGGCGGTTCTTTCTCAGTTGGGTTGTCGCCCGTGGCACACAATACTGGTAGACGATCGTCCGGAAAACTGTGTGGGAGCGCAAAAGGTTGGGATTCCGGCCGTTTGCGTTTCGCCAGAAGAGTGTTTGGGCGAAGTCTTGGCCCGTTCAGGGCTGCCAATGGTGGGAGATCTCGACACATAG
- a CDS encoding M20 family metallopeptidase, producing MPPISTRSGTNSKKERRFRATGRVLSPSEILQRLIAIPSVNPDCDPGEQAAGEGKLASYLAEFLKRLGAKVSLQEVLPGRPNVIAVWEAASDAPHLVFAPHTDTVGVKGMTIDPFRPVRKNGRIYGRGAADTKGPMAAVLWALQMWSNQKGKIRDRLRVSFVGLMGEEAGNEGAIALVQGGFQARLVVVCEPTDLQVVYAHKGALWFKLRAIGKACHGSTPERGVNAIEHMAFLLPQFKKDLLQALSQRASPLGAATLNFGIIQGGRAINIVPDCCEVSCDLRFPASWKAQEIWQLVRRYINQSSFRAKAELIRKAPGLATRADDLWIRMLAKAGRGLTTAPWFCDAAIFGEKKIPSVAFGPGSIAQAHTAEEFILERQLQSGARAYWSFLQSVAQLSGQDVE from the coding sequence ATGCCCCCCATTAGTACGCGTTCTGGAACCAATAGCAAGAAGGAGAGACGTTTCAGGGCAACCGGAAGGGTTCTTTCCCCCTCAGAAATCTTGCAACGCCTAATTGCCATTCCCAGCGTGAACCCGGACTGTGACCCTGGGGAGCAAGCGGCAGGAGAAGGGAAACTTGCGTCCTACTTAGCTGAATTTCTGAAGCGATTGGGGGCTAAAGTCAGTTTGCAAGAGGTTCTCCCGGGAAGACCTAACGTGATTGCTGTCTGGGAGGCAGCCTCGGATGCTCCGCATCTGGTTTTTGCGCCGCATACGGACACCGTTGGAGTAAAGGGAATGACCATAGATCCCTTCCGTCCCGTTCGAAAGAACGGGCGGATTTACGGGAGGGGAGCTGCGGACACCAAAGGTCCGATGGCGGCAGTGCTTTGGGCTCTTCAGATGTGGTCAAATCAAAAGGGAAAGATCCGGGATCGTCTCCGAGTGAGTTTTGTGGGACTGATGGGGGAAGAAGCCGGTAACGAAGGGGCGATCGCGCTCGTGCAAGGGGGATTTCAAGCACGGCTGGTGGTTGTGTGTGAACCAACCGATCTTCAAGTTGTCTATGCCCACAAAGGGGCTCTTTGGTTTAAGCTCCGAGCCATCGGGAAAGCTTGCCATGGGTCAACGCCGGAACGCGGGGTCAATGCCATCGAACATATGGCCTTTCTTTTACCCCAGTTTAAGAAGGACCTCCTTCAAGCCCTTTCGCAGCGGGCCTCTCCTTTAGGAGCTGCCACCCTTAACTTTGGGATCATCCAGGGGGGAAGGGCTATTAACATTGTTCCCGACTGCTGCGAGGTCAGTTGTGATCTCCGGTTTCCTGCCTCCTGGAAAGCGCAAGAAATTTGGCAACTCGTTCGACGCTACATTAACCAAAGCTCCTTTCGTGCGAAAGCCGAGTTAATCCGAAAAGCCCCGGGTTTGGCGACGCGAGCCGACGACTTATGGATTAGAATGCTAGCCAAAGCTGGCCGAGGTTTGACTACGGCTCCGTGGTTCTGTGATGCAGCGATCTTTGGGGAAAAAAAAATTCCCTCCGTAGCCTTTGGGCCGGGTTCCATCGCGCAAGCTCATACGGCAGAGGAATTCATTTTGGAGCGGCAGCTCCAGTCGGGTGCCAGAGCCTACTGGTCATTTTTGCAATCAGTTGCCCAGTTATCCGGCCAGGATGTGGAGTAA
- a CDS encoding DEAD/DEAH box helicase gives MTQRRTGWENFHFLIREWFQREIGEPTLVQRRAWEAIEKQGPVLVVAPTGSGKTLAGWLGLLNRLVQRWQAGRWAEGPSVLYISPLRALSYDLWRNLQKPLRECEDAFRRQGLSFPPVSVSVRTGDATAAERARLVRKPPQILVTTPESLYLLLGGSRGRSLLSRVETVIVDELHALVGTKRGAHLFLSLERLARLRGGLLQRIGLSATVHPWEEAARWLTGQQEGEKEVTVVMQEEDRRLDLAIELPEVPLGSVASTEFWEALYDRIAELTKEHATTLVFVASRRLAERVAFQLGQRLGDSVVGGHHGSLSWERRRQVEGLLREGKLRVVVATSSLELGIDIGQVELVCQVGSPRSITALIQRVGRSGHRLGKTPKGRLFPLSRNELLEMVALIRAVRLGVREKLPTIEAPLDVLAQQVTAEVGAGSVSEQELWELVRRAYPYRGLTRELWEKMLTLLSEGFAWEPGRRGALIHWERTDGVLRPRKRTRWVALANAGVIPDRFEYEVVTEPEGDTVGTVNEDFAMESMVGDVFLLAGRSWRVRRVEKGKIRVEDAGFAAPSIPFWLGEAQARSPELSASVGEFLEWANEQFDRGPLSHGVATITEELCNTFGLSEEVSRALSEHLAASYAALGELPTHRKVIVERFFDQAGDTQLVFHCVRGMRINRAWGLVLRKRFCRQFNFELQAAAGEDGLLLSLTPVHSFPLEEVVGYVKSDTARSLLVQAILDAPVFRIRWLWNSTIALAVPRRRNGKKLSAQLVRMLAEDLLGRVFPDQLACFENIVGDRQIPDHPLVDQTLRDVLEETLDYPGLASLLKDIESGKIRVVTRDLREPSPMACELLTARPYAFLDNAPLEERRAHEVSVRRWWALKDATELGTLDPAVIQRVCQEARPSVTSSEDLLMALESFACWEADPSYQPFFDSLAREGKALTVATWNGKTLWVSSSRARQWAATLGEKAGTSLARFWDPQEDPQEALQEIVADRLALLGPRTSAEVASELGIEVTRVQRALEGLEAQGVVFRGKFRPEGSAELEWCERALLARIHRSMMEGCRQDAASVESSTFFEFLLRWQRVREEDRADGVLGLQSVLEGLEGFAIPFRAWEEEVLPVRMRNYDPGWLDELTLSGKFAWLALGEERLVGTTPVVFTSLSGGEFFPFQKAVCWSPEKLGPYAREVYAVLRREGPSFFDTIVRKSRLLPSQVEDGLSELVARGMARSDGFGSLRGLLARKHRRMIRRPRGPWPFPGRWVLCEDRENGPERTGEKETELERAIALFLRRWGVVFYKLWKRENVFELPWSCVLRVLRRWEAAGKVSGGRFVRGASGEQFALPEAVSFLRNLAKERLSGGGVTLSAVDPLNLTGLMFPGPRVPSRYGNRIYWKGGRPLVALISGKLYWWESLEGQARWEVEKAVRRASGSGYRQKVLAGENLSATSKEVSSRPSSQCLPSSSTGYLEAGCFGRAPR, from the coding sequence GTGACACAGCGCAGGACGGGTTGGGAAAACTTTCATTTTCTGATTCGGGAATGGTTCCAACGGGAAATCGGGGAGCCTACCCTTGTGCAGAGACGCGCCTGGGAAGCTATCGAAAAGCAAGGGCCGGTTCTCGTGGTTGCTCCCACCGGATCGGGTAAAACACTGGCCGGATGGCTTGGTTTACTGAACCGGCTGGTCCAGAGGTGGCAGGCGGGAAGGTGGGCCGAGGGGCCTTCGGTTCTCTATATCTCTCCCCTTCGGGCGTTAAGCTATGACCTTTGGCGGAACTTGCAAAAACCGCTCCGGGAGTGCGAGGATGCTTTTCGAAGGCAAGGGCTTTCCTTTCCCCCCGTTTCGGTTTCCGTGCGCACGGGAGATGCCACAGCCGCTGAAAGGGCTCGGCTGGTGAGAAAACCTCCCCAGATCTTGGTAACGACCCCCGAATCATTGTATCTGCTGTTGGGGGGCTCAAGAGGTCGATCCCTATTGAGTCGGGTAGAAACGGTGATCGTGGATGAGCTTCATGCTTTGGTGGGGACCAAACGGGGAGCCCATCTTTTTCTCTCCTTGGAACGACTGGCTCGGCTGCGAGGAGGTCTTTTGCAGCGTATCGGGCTTTCGGCCACGGTCCATCCTTGGGAGGAGGCAGCCCGTTGGCTCACCGGCCAGCAAGAGGGGGAAAAGGAAGTCACTGTTGTGATGCAGGAGGAGGATCGGAGGCTCGATCTTGCCATCGAGCTTCCCGAGGTCCCGTTAGGATCGGTGGCTTCGACCGAGTTTTGGGAAGCTCTGTATGACCGGATCGCAGAATTGACCAAGGAGCACGCAACAACCCTTGTCTTTGTCGCCAGTCGCCGGTTGGCCGAGCGGGTTGCTTTTCAATTGGGTCAGCGGTTGGGGGATTCCGTGGTAGGAGGTCACCACGGGAGTCTTTCTTGGGAAAGACGGCGGCAAGTGGAAGGCCTGCTTCGGGAAGGAAAACTTCGTGTGGTCGTAGCAACCTCTTCGCTGGAGCTTGGGATCGATATCGGACAGGTGGAGCTTGTGTGCCAAGTGGGTTCTCCCCGTTCCATCACAGCCCTGATCCAGCGAGTGGGGCGCAGTGGTCATCGACTGGGGAAAACACCCAAAGGTCGATTGTTCCCTCTTTCGCGAAACGAGTTATTGGAAATGGTGGCTTTGATCCGTGCGGTGCGGCTGGGTGTTCGGGAGAAGTTACCGACGATTGAAGCCCCTCTTGACGTGCTTGCTCAGCAGGTGACGGCGGAAGTCGGAGCTGGGAGTGTTTCCGAGCAGGAGCTTTGGGAGCTTGTCCGCAGAGCTTATCCCTACCGCGGGCTAACCCGAGAGCTTTGGGAAAAGATGCTCACCCTTCTTTCGGAAGGGTTTGCGTGGGAGCCGGGCCGGCGCGGAGCTTTGATCCATTGGGAACGCACGGATGGGGTTCTTCGGCCACGCAAACGGACACGATGGGTTGCTTTGGCCAATGCAGGGGTGATTCCAGACCGGTTTGAGTACGAAGTGGTTACTGAGCCGGAAGGGGATACCGTCGGCACGGTCAACGAGGACTTCGCCATGGAGAGCATGGTGGGAGATGTGTTTCTTTTGGCTGGGCGATCGTGGCGAGTCCGGCGAGTCGAAAAGGGAAAGATTCGCGTAGAAGACGCCGGCTTTGCAGCTCCATCGATTCCGTTTTGGCTTGGGGAGGCTCAAGCCCGATCGCCAGAACTTTCGGCCAGTGTGGGAGAATTCTTGGAGTGGGCCAACGAGCAATTCGATAGAGGACCGCTATCCCACGGAGTTGCTACGATCACCGAAGAGCTTTGCAACACCTTTGGCCTTTCCGAGGAAGTAAGCCGAGCTCTTTCCGAGCACTTGGCGGCAAGCTACGCGGCTTTGGGAGAACTGCCTACTCATCGAAAAGTTATCGTTGAACGCTTCTTTGACCAGGCAGGGGATACACAGCTTGTGTTCCACTGCGTACGGGGGATGCGGATAAACCGAGCCTGGGGATTGGTGTTAAGAAAACGCTTTTGCCGTCAATTTAACTTTGAGCTTCAGGCTGCTGCTGGGGAGGACGGTCTTCTTTTGTCTCTGACGCCTGTGCACAGCTTTCCCTTGGAGGAAGTAGTTGGCTACGTAAAAAGCGATACGGCTCGCTCCCTTTTGGTCCAGGCAATTTTAGATGCCCCGGTATTTCGGATTCGGTGGCTGTGGAATAGCACAATCGCTTTGGCCGTTCCCCGGAGAAGAAATGGAAAGAAACTGTCGGCACAGCTGGTTCGAATGCTGGCCGAAGACCTTCTCGGACGGGTTTTTCCTGATCAGCTTGCTTGCTTCGAAAACATCGTGGGAGACCGACAGATTCCGGATCATCCTTTGGTGGATCAAACGCTTCGAGATGTGCTCGAAGAGACGCTCGATTACCCTGGATTGGCTAGCTTGCTCAAAGACATTGAGTCTGGCAAGATCCGGGTGGTGACTCGGGATCTGAGGGAACCTTCCCCCATGGCCTGTGAGTTACTGACGGCTCGTCCGTATGCGTTTTTAGACAATGCGCCGTTGGAGGAGCGTCGCGCTCATGAGGTTTCCGTTCGAAGATGGTGGGCTCTAAAGGACGCTACCGAACTGGGAACGTTAGACCCGGCAGTGATCCAGAGGGTCTGTCAGGAGGCTAGGCCTTCCGTCACTTCCAGTGAGGATCTTTTGATGGCGCTGGAAAGTTTTGCCTGTTGGGAAGCCGACCCATCGTACCAGCCGTTTTTTGACTCACTAGCCCGAGAAGGAAAAGCGCTTACGGTTGCCACTTGGAATGGGAAAACCCTCTGGGTTTCTTCCTCTCGAGCTCGTCAGTGGGCAGCGACTCTGGGCGAAAAAGCCGGTACTAGCCTGGCTCGGTTTTGGGATCCACAAGAAGACCCTCAAGAAGCTCTGCAAGAGATCGTAGCGGACCGATTGGCTCTCTTAGGCCCGCGCACGTCCGCCGAAGTTGCTTCTGAACTTGGAATCGAAGTTACCCGAGTCCAAAGAGCTTTGGAAGGACTGGAAGCCCAGGGGGTGGTGTTTCGGGGAAAGTTTCGTCCTGAAGGGTCAGCAGAGCTTGAATGGTGCGAGCGAGCTCTTTTGGCTCGTATTCACCGTTCAATGATGGAGGGGTGTCGCCAAGATGCGGCTAGCGTCGAATCGAGCACATTTTTTGAGTTTCTTCTGCGATGGCAACGGGTTCGGGAAGAGGATCGTGCGGATGGTGTTCTGGGGTTGCAGAGCGTTTTAGAAGGGTTGGAAGGATTTGCTATTCCTTTTCGGGCCTGGGAAGAAGAGGTTCTCCCGGTCCGCATGAGGAACTATGACCCTGGCTGGTTGGACGAGCTCACGTTATCGGGCAAGTTTGCGTGGCTAGCCCTTGGAGAAGAAAGGTTGGTGGGAACAACTCCGGTCGTCTTTACTTCGCTCTCCGGGGGTGAGTTTTTTCCTTTCCAAAAAGCGGTTTGTTGGTCACCGGAAAAACTAGGGCCTTACGCAAGGGAGGTGTACGCGGTTCTTCGCCGGGAAGGTCCCAGCTTTTTTGACACAATCGTACGAAAAAGCCGGCTTTTGCCCAGCCAGGTAGAAGACGGGCTTAGCGAGCTAGTTGCCCGAGGGATGGCCAGAAGCGATGGTTTCGGTAGTTTGCGGGGGCTTTTGGCAAGGAAACATCGCCGAATGATCCGGCGGCCCCGCGGCCCTTGGCCTTTCCCCGGGCGGTGGGTGCTTTGCGAAGACAGAGAGAATGGACCGGAGAGAACAGGGGAAAAGGAGACTGAGCTGGAACGGGCGATAGCTCTTTTTTTGCGCAGGTGGGGTGTCGTGTTTTATAAGCTTTGGAAACGAGAAAATGTCTTTGAGCTGCCCTGGAGTTGTGTGCTCCGGGTGTTACGGCGCTGGGAGGCAGCGGGGAAAGTCTCTGGAGGCAGGTTTGTGAGGGGTGCTTCGGGGGAGCAGTTTGCGTTACCGGAAGCCGTCTCTTTTTTGCGGAACTTGGCAAAGGAGAGGCTTTCTGGAGGTGGCGTGACACTTTCGGCGGTAGATCCTTTGAATCTGACGGGTCTTATGTTCCCTGGGCCCCGAGTTCCGAGTCGTTACGGCAATCGGATCTATTGGAAGGGGGGCAGGCCTCTTGTGGCCTTGATTTCAGGGAAGCTTTACTGGTGGGAAAGCCTTGAGGGACAAGCCCGTTGGGAAGTGGAAAAAGCCGTCCGGCGGGCTAGTGGGAGCGGGTATCGCCAAAAGGTTTTGGCTGGGGAAAACCTTTCTGCAACTTCCAAAGAGGTGTCTTCCAGACCGTCGTCCCAGTGCCTTCCTAGTTCCTCAACGGGATACTTGGAGGCCGGATGTTTTGGTCGGGCTCCTCGCTAG
- a CDS encoding aspartate carbamoyltransferase catalytic subunit has protein sequence MKSSVPFRWQRKDLVGLRDLERWELDLILDRAFQVRKRPKDPHELPLAGKTVVLFFVEPSTRTRISFEIAARRLGANVLALEGGTSSLQKGETLLDTVRNLQAFDADIVVLRHWAAGTPTVLARRLQLAVVNAGDGAHEHPTQALADLFTIRDRLGQIEGVRVTIVGDILYSRVARSNLWGLLKYDAKVTLVGPRTLLPRSFGDLPIRLTHSLEEGVEGAQVILLLRIQHERHNQMHFPSLAEYVRLYQLRPCHLKKAHPELLIMHPGPVHRNVELSDELFHSSHSVILEQAANGITVRTAILEVLAERLPAR, from the coding sequence ATGAAAAGCTCGGTCCCATTCCGGTGGCAACGGAAGGATCTGGTGGGGTTGCGGGATTTGGAACGCTGGGAGTTGGATCTCATCCTCGATCGGGCCTTCCAGGTCCGGAAACGGCCGAAAGACCCCCACGAGCTTCCACTTGCCGGAAAGACGGTCGTGCTTTTTTTCGTAGAACCCAGCACGCGAACCCGGATTTCCTTTGAGATTGCAGCCAGACGATTGGGAGCCAACGTGTTGGCCTTGGAAGGGGGGACGTCTTCCCTTCAAAAAGGGGAGACTCTTTTGGACACCGTACGAAATCTCCAAGCTTTCGATGCGGATATCGTGGTTCTTCGGCATTGGGCTGCGGGAACACCCACCGTTTTGGCCCGCCGTTTGCAGCTGGCTGTTGTCAATGCAGGGGACGGAGCGCACGAACATCCCACGCAGGCGCTGGCCGATCTTTTTACGATCCGAGACCGACTTGGCCAAATCGAAGGGGTCCGAGTTACCATTGTCGGGGATATCCTTTATAGCCGGGTGGCCCGGTCCAATCTCTGGGGATTACTCAAGTACGACGCAAAGGTAACGCTTGTAGGACCCCGGACGCTTCTGCCCCGGTCCTTTGGGGATCTTCCGATACGATTGACCCACTCGTTAGAGGAAGGAGTAGAGGGGGCACAGGTCATTCTTCTTTTGCGCATCCAACATGAGCGACATAACCAGATGCACTTCCCTTCCCTTGCTGAGTATGTGCGACTCTACCAGTTGCGGCCGTGCCATCTCAAGAAAGCCCATCCCGAGCTTCTCATCATGCACCCAGGTCCGGTTCATCGTAACGTCGAGCTTTCTGACGAGCTTTTCCACTCATCCCATTCGGTCATTTTGGAACAGGCAGCCAACGGGATTACAGTACGGACTGCCATACTGGAAGTCCTAGCGGAGCGTTTGCCAGCCAGATGA
- the carA gene encoding glutamine-hydrolyzing carbamoyl-phosphate synthase small subunit has translation MAEARGFLALEDGSVYRGRFLGVSGSVVGEVCFNTAMTGYQEILTDPSYRGQIVVMTYPHIGNYGINPWDAESDRPHVAGFVVHELCRSPSNWRSRQSLASYLKEHGIFALEGVDTRAITKRLRVCGSLRGVLAREEELPWHEAVDRARAWDYGQHDFVREVTCRQAYQWDPEGIQSQAWTLRRAKELGPEGNPEEERYFEPVPPSEFRAVVYDCGVKRNILRRLRQEGFEVWVVPADTPPSQALSLGPHVAVFSNGPGDPARLSYLHEIASGLLGKVPILGICLGHQILAHAVGGRTFKLKFGHRGANHPVQTLATGTVWITSQNHGFAVDPQSLPPGLVEVTQRSLYDGTCEALEFTEVPAFSLQYHPEASPGPRDSTGIFRHVREWVKCPEKRYFGRKEC, from the coding sequence ATGGCCGAAGCCAGAGGATTTCTAGCGCTTGAAGATGGGTCGGTGTATCGGGGCCGTTTTCTTGGTGTCTCCGGCAGCGTAGTAGGGGAGGTCTGTTTCAATACCGCGATGACGGGTTATCAGGAAATCCTGACGGACCCCTCCTACCGGGGACAAATCGTTGTGATGACCTACCCGCACATCGGCAACTATGGAATTAACCCCTGGGATGCGGAGTCAGACCGCCCCCATGTTGCAGGATTTGTGGTTCATGAACTTTGCCGATCGCCCAGTAACTGGAGGAGTCGGCAGAGTCTTGCTTCTTACCTCAAAGAACACGGAATTTTTGCTTTGGAAGGGGTGGACACGCGAGCGATCACCAAGCGGTTGCGAGTTTGTGGTTCGCTACGGGGGGTTCTGGCAAGGGAGGAAGAACTCCCATGGCATGAGGCGGTGGATCGGGCCAGGGCGTGGGATTATGGGCAACACGATTTCGTTCGAGAAGTGACTTGCCGGCAAGCGTATCAGTGGGATCCAGAGGGAATCCAGAGCCAAGCCTGGACCTTGAGGCGAGCCAAGGAACTCGGGCCGGAAGGGAACCCAGAGGAGGAGCGATACTTTGAGCCGGTTCCTCCATCAGAGTTTCGTGCCGTCGTGTATGATTGCGGAGTCAAACGCAATATCCTTCGGCGACTTCGTCAGGAAGGATTCGAAGTCTGGGTGGTACCCGCCGACACACCGCCCTCGCAGGCCCTTTCCTTAGGGCCCCATGTAGCCGTTTTTTCCAACGGTCCTGGGGATCCTGCAAGGCTTTCCTACTTGCATGAAATTGCCTCAGGGCTTTTGGGTAAAGTCCCCATTTTGGGGATCTGTTTAGGGCATCAAATCCTTGCTCATGCTGTGGGCGGACGCACCTTTAAGCTCAAATTCGGCCACCGGGGAGCTAACCATCCCGTCCAAACTCTGGCGACCGGCACCGTTTGGATCACCTCCCAAAATCATGGATTTGCTGTGGACCCCCAATCGCTTCCTCCGGGTTTGGTGGAGGTCACGCAGCGGAGCCTTTACGACGGGACGTGTGAGGCTTTGGAGTTTACGGAAGTCCCGGCCTTCTCGTTGCAGTACCATCCGGAAGCTTCTCCGGGCCCACGGGATAGTACGGGGATTTTTCGTCATGTAAGGGAATGGGTGAAATGTCCTGAGAAACGCTACTTTGGCAGGAAGGAGTGTTAG
- a CDS encoding dihydroorotase, which translates to MKGRSYLCIRGGEVIDPVRQRRERKDLYIAQGRIVDPATLEPDIPWRIVEAEGKLVCPGLIDLHVHVREPGQAYKETLESCSLSAASGGFTTIVAMPNTSPPLDTPQAVRWLLEQSQKRSAVRILPTGCLTRGRQGKELAPMAALREAGVVAFTDDGDCVQNAELMRRALEYAAMLGVPVLDHCQEKTLTEGAVMNEGYWSSVLGLKGWPSVAEELMVARDILLAEHCQARVHCQHLSSRNSVRLIREARLRGVPVTAEVTPHHLALTEECLKEFDPLYKVNPPLRTRWDCQALAEAVAEGTISVLATDHAPHAPHEKEVELDLAPFGMIGLSTALGVYGRVFVETGLLSWEGVANRLTVGPARVLGLPDPLLEPGRVADLVIVDPDIRWQVDDLSFSGLQGKSPFCGMELLGKVILTMVEGKIVWPKPEDF; encoded by the coding sequence ATGAAGGGCCGATCCTATCTCTGCATCCGTGGGGGAGAGGTGATCGATCCGGTTCGGCAACGAAGGGAGCGAAAGGATCTTTATATCGCGCAGGGTCGCATCGTAGACCCAGCCACTCTGGAACCCGATATCCCTTGGCGCATTGTGGAAGCGGAGGGCAAGCTTGTCTGTCCCGGATTGATTGATCTCCACGTGCACGTCCGAGAACCGGGACAAGCCTACAAGGAGACTTTGGAAAGTTGTTCGCTCTCGGCAGCCTCGGGTGGCTTTACAACCATTGTCGCTATGCCGAATACCTCTCCTCCACTGGACACTCCCCAGGCTGTGAGATGGCTTCTCGAACAGAGCCAGAAACGTTCCGCGGTTCGGATCCTTCCGACCGGGTGCCTCACGCGGGGACGCCAGGGGAAGGAACTAGCACCGATGGCGGCATTACGGGAAGCTGGAGTTGTTGCCTTTACCGACGATGGGGATTGCGTTCAAAACGCAGAGCTCATGCGAAGAGCTCTCGAATACGCGGCTATGCTTGGGGTTCCGGTACTGGATCATTGCCAGGAAAAAACGCTGACCGAAGGTGCTGTGATGAACGAGGGGTATTGGAGCTCAGTTCTAGGGCTCAAAGGATGGCCATCGGTCGCAGAAGAGCTAATGGTGGCACGGGATATTTTGCTTGCGGAACACTGCCAGGCCAGGGTCCACTGCCAACACCTGTCCAGCCGGAACTCGGTTCGATTGATCCGGGAAGCGAGGTTGCGCGGTGTTCCCGTTACGGCAGAAGTGACACCCCATCATTTGGCACTGACCGAAGAATGCCTCAAGGAGTTCGATCCTCTCTACAAGGTTAACCCTCCCTTGCGAACCCGTTGGGATTGCCAGGCCCTTGCCGAAGCGGTTGCCGAAGGAACGATTTCAGTCCTTGCGACCGATCATGCACCCCATGCTCCTCATGAAAAGGAAGTCGAACTCGACTTGGCTCCGTTTGGTATGATTGGCTTATCCACCGCGCTGGGTGTTTACGGCCGAGTTTTTGTGGAGACCGGGCTACTGAGTTGGGAGGGTGTAGCCAACCGGTTGACCGTCGGCCCCGCTCGGGTGCTCGGACTTCCCGATCCTCTTTTGGAACCCGGCCGGGTAGCCGATCTTGTGATCGTGGATCCTGACATTCGCTGGCAGGTGGACGATCTTTCTTTCAGCGGGCTTCAGGGAAAAAGCCCCTTCTGTGGGATGGAGCTCCTAGGAAAGGTCATTCTCACTATGGTGGAGGGAAAAATCGTATGGCCGAAGCCAGAGGATTTCTAG